Proteins co-encoded in one Leptodactylus fuscus isolate aLepFus1 chromosome 4, aLepFus1.hap2, whole genome shotgun sequence genomic window:
- the ADCYAP1 gene encoding pituitary adenylate cyclase-activating polypeptide isoform X1, whose product MTMYRKAMLAWLLVYGVMRCTVHSSPTALKYPALRLEDEVYDEDGNTLPDFAFDNDPIGIGNPASVLDDMYSFYYPPEKRHADDLLNKAYRNLLGQLSARKYLHTLMANRLGALSSSLEDDSEPLSKRHSDGIFTDSYSRYRKQMAVKKYLAAVLGKRYKQRIKNKGRRVAYL is encoded by the exons ATGACAATGTACAGGAAAGCAATGCTCGCCTGGCTGTTGGTGTATGGAGTAATGCGCTGCACTGTCCACTCCTCACCTACTGCGCTCAAGTACCCGGCACTTAG GCTTGAAGATGAAGTGTATGATGAGGATGGTAACACTCTTCCAGACTTTGCTTTTGATAACGATCCGATTGGTATTGGAAATCCTGCCTCGGTCTTAGATGATATGTACTCCTTTTATTACCCGCCGGAAAAGAG ACATGCTGATGATCTATTAAACAAAGCCTATAGGAATTTACTGGGGCAGTTGTCTGCGAGGAAATACCTGCATACTCTGATGGCCAATCGCTTAGG CGCATTGAGTAGCAGCCTGGAAGACGACTCGGAACCTCTATCAAAACGGCACTCAGATGGCATCTTCACTGACAGCTACAGCCGCTACAGAAAACAAATGGCTGTCAAGAAATACTTGGCAGCAGTCCTGGGGAAAAGGTATaaacaaagaattaaaaataaaggACGACGAGTAGCATACTTGTAG
- the ADCYAP1 gene encoding pituitary adenylate cyclase-activating polypeptide isoform X2 — protein MTMYRKAMLAWLLVYGVMRCTVHSSPTALKYPALRLEDEVYDEDGNTLPDFAFDNDPIGIGNPASVLDDMYSFYYPPEKSALSSSLEDDSEPLSKRHSDGIFTDSYSRYRKQMAVKKYLAAVLGKRYKQRIKNKGRRVAYL, from the exons ATGACAATGTACAGGAAAGCAATGCTCGCCTGGCTGTTGGTGTATGGAGTAATGCGCTGCACTGTCCACTCCTCACCTACTGCGCTCAAGTACCCGGCACTTAG GCTTGAAGATGAAGTGTATGATGAGGATGGTAACACTCTTCCAGACTTTGCTTTTGATAACGATCCGATTGGTATTGGAAATCCTGCCTCGGTCTTAGATGATATGTACTCCTTTTATTACCCGCCGGAAAAGAG CGCATTGAGTAGCAGCCTGGAAGACGACTCGGAACCTCTATCAAAACGGCACTCAGATGGCATCTTCACTGACAGCTACAGCCGCTACAGAAAACAAATGGCTGTCAAGAAATACTTGGCAGCAGTCCTGGGGAAAAGGTATaaacaaagaattaaaaataaaggACGACGAGTAGCATACTTGTAG